The Pseudanabaena sp. ABRG5-3 genome includes the window ATGGTTGGGCAATGCCCCAAGTGTGGAGGCTAGCGGAGGATTTGCAAATTAGCGATCGCCTGACTTGGCATGGTTGGTGTCAAGGGGAAAAATTAGAAAATTTATACAGGGAGAGTTTTGCTGTCATTTTCCCGAGTGTATGGCCAGAACCTGCGGGACTCGTGACTTTAGAGGCATATGTAAGATTTCGGGCAGTGATTGCTAGTGCCGTTGGTGGGATTCCTGAGCATATTCAAGATGGGAAAACTGGTATTTTAGTAGTTCCTCATCAGGTGGAACAGTTAGCATTGGCGATTACTGAGCTGGCTACTAATTTTGACAAAGCTCGAATGATCGGCATTGCTGGTAATGAGTTATTTCATAACGAGTTCACCTTGAATATTCATGCCCAAAGACTGCAAAAGATTTATGATGCTGCGATCGCTAAACAAGTTTGAATCAACTAAGTCCATTGAGCCTGTGCTTGCCCAAAATCTACTTGTCAATTATCGGGATATATTTCAAGCCGATTTAAAGGAACAAGAACTAGCAGAAATATCATTTCTCCAAGAGAAACTCAAGAAACAGGCGATCTCGATCGCTTTATTTGGGATGGTATCACGGGGGAAGACTTCGCTACTCAATGCTTTATTTGGCAAGAAATTGGGAGAAACGGGGGCGATTAATGGTGTTACGCAGGGGATTAGTACATATGAATGGAAGATCTCAGCGAAACCTTCCATTGATGATCAGGAAAACCAGAAATTAGAATTACAGTTTATTGATACACAGGGGCTGGATGAAGTTGGTGGCGAAATCGGTGGTATGGTTGCCCTTGAAGCAGCTAAGCGGGCGGATTTGATTTTGTTTGTGATTGCGGGAGATATGACTAGGTTAGAGCAGGAAGCGATCGCCCAATTACAGACTTTCTATAAACCGATTTTGTTGGTTTTTAATAAAGCTGATCTCTATCCTGAAAGCGATCGCGAGGCAATTTACAAGGCTCTACAGAACGAAGAAATGCGAAAGTTTATCTCTCCGCAAGAGATTGTCTTAACGGTGGCGGAACCTCTACCTGTGAAAGTGCGCTTGCAATATAGCGATGGGCGAGAAAGTCAAGAAGTGTGGGAGCGTCCTCAACCCGATGTGCAAGCGTTAAAGGAGAGAATAGTTTCTTTGCTGAATACCGAAGGCAAAGCCTTACTGGTGATCAATGTCTTGAGAGCATTGTTAGAGATCCAAGATGCGGTTACACAACGTCATTTACAGAAGTTACAAACATCAACGGCGATCGCAGCAGTAATATTTGTCAGTGAAGCGATCGCGCTATTAATATCGCCGCATTTATGGCTTGATGGCTTGATTAGTGGTACTTTTAACAGCCTATTTGTGCTTTGGGCGATCGGGAAATATGCTAGTCAGAAGAAGTATTTATGGTTGCTGCTGATTGTCGCGATCGCCTGTTTATCTGGCGGATTGGGAATTCATCTTGAAGCTGCTCACTATCTTCAAATCCTATGGGCAGGTTTGAGTATATCGGTTCTTTTTAAGGGAATTATTACGGATATCAATCATAGTCGAGGTTCTGGGAAGTTGGGTGCAAAAGCTTTAATGGCAGAAATTATTCAATCTGTTCCTGATGGCTCAATACTGCGACGATTCCAGTAACTACAGTGCTTCACGCTCAACACCAAACCAGAGAAAACCTTGAAAGCGTTGCAAAGCAACGCTTTCAAGGTTTTCTCTGGTGGTTCGTTTGATCGGTAATTGCTGTAA containing:
- a CDS encoding Era-like GTP-binding protein; this translates as MPKDCKRFMMLRSLNKFESTKSIEPVLAQNLLVNYRDIFQADLKEQELAEISFLQEKLKKQAISIALFGMVSRGKTSLLNALFGKKLGETGAINGVTQGISTYEWKISAKPSIDDQENQKLELQFIDTQGLDEVGGEIGGMVALEAAKRADLILFVIAGDMTRLEQEAIAQLQTFYKPILLVFNKADLYPESDREAIYKALQNEEMRKFISPQEIVLTVAEPLPVKVRLQYSDGRESQEVWERPQPDVQALKERIVSLLNTEGKALLVINVLRALLEIQDAVTQRHLQKLQTSTAIAAVIFVSEAIALLISPHLWLDGLISGTFNSLFVLWAIGKYASQKKYLWLLLIVAIACLSGGLGIHLEAAHYLQILWAGLSISVLFKGIITDINHSRGSGKLGAKALMAEIIQSVPDGSILRRFQ